The Anoplopoma fimbria isolate UVic2021 breed Golden Eagle Sablefish chromosome 20, Afim_UVic_2022, whole genome shotgun sequence genome includes a window with the following:
- the si:dkey-12j5.1 gene encoding uncharacterized protein si:dkey-12j5.1: MRTASLQLIRVFKTHTLEKLCFEERYCKTISYISITMGGQAKGKKKSKPKRKDNHQNTDAGFVGLSPQERMKLRVHEKAKKKTAEKYTVQQLIEKTEEYMDSFDFEMAGLFCQRALDVESTNLQALDMQGHICSELGDTQKAKQAFLHAVELSPDVGHSKYMYLGQIHTGQEAVNYYTKGIQVLLSTLEKQAQTTAQAGAAAPPDEDTELPTAKDVCVAYCSMAEIYLTDLCMEEGAADKCREFIERALQYHHDNPEALQLMASYLFSTERNQEGKEYLLKSVVLWLPTQKQIATSSSTEEDMQNEIPPYESRVTTAKLLIESEEYEMAVDVLEGLLEEDDEVVQVWYLSGWVCYLQLEKAKEQQEREGREVTEEETEEWKALKEAARSYLTNAKKLYSKLRCDDQPMFEHVEQLLGDLGGELEGEEGDPVFDEDYEPCSDEEEEDGAEAPMEH; the protein is encoded by the exons ATGCGCACTGCCTCCCTTCAGCTCATACGCGTGTTTAAGACTCACACTTTGGAAAAACTCTGTTTTGAAGAAAGATATTGTAAAACTATAAGCTATATTTCTATCACAATGGGAGGACAAGCAAAgggcaaaaagaaaagcaagccGAAGAGGAAAGACAATCACCAAAACA CAGATGCAGGGTTTGTTGGATTGTCACCTCAAGAAAGGATGAAACTAAGAGTACATGAAAAAGCCAAGAAGAAGACAGCTGAGAAGTACACTGTGCAACAGCTAATAGAAAAG ACAGAGGAATACATGGACAGTTTTGACTTTGAGATGGCTGGCCTTTTCTGTCAACGGGCTCTGGATGTGGAGTCCACCAACCTGCAAGCTCTAGACATGCAGGGACACATCTGCTCTGAACTAGGAGACACACAGAAAGCTAAGCAA GCTTTTCTGCATGCCGTGGAGCTGAGCCCAGATGTTGGCCACAGTAAGTACATGTACCTGGGGCAAATCCACACAGGCCAGGAGGCAGTGAACTACTACACCAAAGGAATACAAGTCCTGCTGTCTACATTGGAAAAACAAGCTCAGACAACA GCTCAGGCCGGAGCTGCTGCCCCCCCAGATGAGGACACCGAGCTCCCCACAGCGAAGGATGTTTGTGTAGCCTACTGCTCCATGGCTGAGATTTACCTAACAGACCTCTG CATGGAAGAAGGAGCTGCAGACAAGTGCAGGGAGTTCATTGAGCGTGCATTACAGTATCACCATGACAACCCGGAGGCTCTACAGCTCATGGCAAGTTACCTGTTCAGTACAGAGAGAAACCAG GAAGGCAAAGAATACCTGTTGAAAAGTGTTGTATTGTGGCTGCCTACCCAGAAACAAATTGCAACTTCTTCCAGCACAGAGGAAGACATGCAG AATGAGATCCCGCCATACGAGTCTCGCGTCACCACAGCTAAACTGCTCATCGAGTCCGAGGAATACGAG ATGGCGGTGGATGTGTTGGAGGGTCTTctggaggaggatgatgaagtaGTCCAG GTGTGGTATCTCTCCGGCTGGGTGTGCTACCTCCAGTTGGAAAAAGCAAAGGAGCagcaagaaagagaggggagagaagtgacagaggaagagacagaggagtggAAGGCATTGAAGGAGGCAGCAAGATCGTACCTGACCAACGCTAAGAAG CTGTACAGTAAGTTGCGATGTGATGACCAGCCGATGTTTGAGCATGTGGAGCAGCTGCTAGGCGATCtgggaggagagctggagggagaggagggagaccCGGTCTTTGATGAAGACTATGAACCCTGtagtgatgaggaggaggaggacggtgCAGAGGCCCCCATGGAACACTGA
- the mindy3 gene encoding ubiquitin carboxyl-terminal hydrolase MINDY-3: MSDLNKEVVDLVWGRPSSGGVSASIFRRWSQGFVFCENEQTALEQFEGGPCAVLAPVQAFLLKNIFFNRESSNWRQMTDEEQKTALCSTLSEILESACSSPSTGFCLVTWAKGQSPPTSTHTHTQTQSQSQTQDMPAPESSQPAQEQQPTALAAEDLGFEQFHSALHKRTVMSVSGLREEVLSLYHTWRGCCGVLLFLYSVILTKGIENIRNEIQDTMEPLIDPVHGHGSQSLVNLLVTGHAVSNVWDGDRECSGMKLHGIHKQASVGFLTLMESLRYCKVGTFLKSPKFPIWILGSETHLSVFFAKEMSLVGPESPSEQARRVFQSFDPEDNGFIPESLLEDVMKALDLVSEPEYVSLVKSKLDPESLGIILLGPFLLEFFPDQDSGIPDSFPVYHYNGLKQSNHNERVEYVEGTALVLGFEDPMVRTDDTPVKRCLQTRWPYIELLWTTDRSPSLN; this comes from the exons ATGTCGGATCTAAATAAAGAGGTGGTGGATTTGGTTTGGGGGAGACCATCTAGTGGAGGAGTGTCTGCCTCAATCTTCCGTAGATGGAGCCAAG gatttgttttttgtgagaaTGAGCAAACAGCACTGGAGCAGTTTGAAGGAGGGCCGTGTGCTGTCCTTGCACCTGTCCAG GCTTTCCTCCTAAAGAACATTTTCTTCAACAGAGAAAGTTCCAACTGGAGACAGATGACAG ACGAGGAGCAGAAAACAGCACTGTGTTCCACGCTGAGTGAAATCCTGGAGTCGGCTTGCTCCAGCCCCTCCACAGGGTTCTGCCTGGTGACTTGGGCCAAGGGACAAAGCCCACCTACTagcactcacactcacacacagacacagtcacagTCGCAAACACAGGACATGCCAGCACCAGAGAGCAGCCAGCCGGCACAGGAACAGCAACCCA CTGCTTTGGCTGCTGAGGACCTTGGATTTGAGCAATTTCACAGTGCTCTCCA TAAGCGGACTGTAATGTCAGTGTCTGGTCTCAGAGAGGAGGTGTTGTCTCTCTACCACACCTGGAGAGGGTGCTGTGGAGTCTTGCTTTTCCTCTACTCTGTCATCCTCACCAAG GGCATAGAGAATATAAGAAATGAGATCCAGGATACAATGGAGCCTCTCATAGACCCTGTGCATGGCCATGGCAG TCAGAGCCTGGTGAACCTCCTTGTAACTGGCCATGCTGTCTCTAACGTCTGGGATGGTGACAGGGAGTGCTCTGGCATGA AACTACATGGCATTCATAAACAGGCATCAGTTGGCTTCCTCACGCTTATGGAATCTCTTCGCTACTGCAAG gttGGGACATTCCTCAAGTCTCCAAAGTTCCCTATTTGGATCCTTGGCAGTGAAACtcacctctctgtgttttttgccAAG GAGATGTCCCTGGTAGGTCCAGAGTCTCCATCAGAGCAGGCTAGGAGGGTCTTCCAGTCATTTGATCCTGAAG atAATGGCTTCATCCCAGAATCTCTGCTGGAGGACGTGATGAAAGCCCTTGACCTTGTCTCCGAGCCCGAATA TGTCAGTCTGGTGAAGAGTAAACTGGATCCAGAGAGTTTGGGCATTATTCTTCTTGGCCCGTTCCTGTTGGAGTTTTTCCCtgatcag GATTCAGGAATCCCAGACTCATTCCCCGTCTACCACTACAATGGGCTGAAACAGTCAAACCACAACGAGAGG GTGGAATATGTGGAAGGGACGGCTTTGGTGCTGGGTTTTGAGGACCCCATGGTTCGGACCGACGACACTCCGGTGAAGCGCTGCCTACAGACCAGGTGG